A region from the Agrobacterium cucumeris genome encodes:
- a CDS encoding esterase family protein, with amino-acid sequence MKREYLRWFSHRLHRDMELLIFGHAGAKVLMFPTRDGRFFEYEELGLVGSLADKLEAGHLQLYCIEGLATETFYAAHHHPADRIRRHSAFENYILSEVLPLMAEKNSHTDTIVHGCSLGAFQAASLVFRHPHLFRKLVAFSGRYDLTMKVESFGDLFDGYYDDDVYFHMPSHFLPGLTCPQRLEHLRRIDMVFTIGDADPFLNNNHHLSRVLSDKQVGHQMHVWDGRAHRAGAWRKMAALYI; translated from the coding sequence ATGAAACGCGAATATCTCCGTTGGTTTAGTCACAGGCTCCATCGCGACATGGAGCTCCTGATATTCGGTCATGCCGGCGCCAAGGTGCTGATGTTTCCCACCCGGGACGGGCGCTTCTTCGAGTATGAAGAACTGGGGCTTGTCGGTAGTCTGGCCGATAAGCTGGAGGCAGGTCATCTCCAGCTTTATTGCATTGAGGGGCTGGCGACAGAGACCTTTTATGCGGCCCATCATCACCCGGCTGACCGTATCCGCCGCCATTCAGCCTTCGAGAACTATATTCTCAGCGAGGTACTGCCGCTGATGGCCGAGAAAAATTCCCATACCGATACCATCGTTCATGGGTGCAGCCTCGGTGCGTTTCAGGCCGCCAGCCTCGTTTTTCGCCACCCGCATCTGTTTCGCAAACTCGTCGCCTTTTCCGGCCGTTATGACCTGACAATGAAGGTGGAATCCTTCGGCGATCTGTTCGATGGCTACTACGATGATGACGTCTATTTCCACATGCCAAGCCATTTCCTGCCGGGGCTTACCTGCCCGCAGCGGCTCGAACACCTGCGCCGCATCGACATGGTTTTCACCATCGGCGATGCAGACCCGTTTCTCAATAACAACCATCATCTGAGCCGGGTTCTTTCCGACAAGCAGGTAGGCCATCAAATGCATGTCTGGGACGGCCGCGCCCATCGGGCAGGTGCATGGCGCAAGATGGCGGCGCTTTATATTTGA
- a CDS encoding long-chain fatty acid--CoA ligase, producing MSELSLGQPENVSVEKRWLSSYPPGVPSEIPVSANASLVDLLEKSCVQFADRKAFSSMGKSLTYRQLDAQTRAVAAWLQSRGLEKGDRVAVMMPNILQNPVAVYGILRAGMIVVNVNPLYTPRELEHQLKDSGAKALFVLENFAHVAQQAVPKTAVRHVVVATMGDLLGFKGHIVNLVVRKVKKLVPAYAIPGSISFKAVLKEGQGFSLKSVGLTAQDIAFLQYTGGTTGVSKGAILTHANLLANKAQISLWLDAAFSSRKDRPEVLNFICALPLCHIFALTVNSLMGIALGGHNLLIANPRDIPGFVKELSHYQPHVFPGINTLFNALMNNEDFRKLDLSSLILVLGGGMAVQRPVAERWLSVVGCPIAEGYGLSETSPVATVNRLDSQEFSGTIGLPLSSTEIDIRDDDGNSLPMGEVGEICIRGPQVMAGYWQRPDETAKAMTADGFFRSGDMGFMDERGYTKIVDRKKDMILVSGFNVYPNEVEEVAASHPGVLECAAIGVPDEHSGETVKLFVVKKDQSLTEAELKAFCAKNLTNYKRPKIIEFRTELPKSNVGKILRRELRNLN from the coding sequence ATGAGTGAATTGTCCCTGGGACAGCCGGAAAATGTCAGCGTAGAAAAGCGTTGGCTGTCGTCCTATCCGCCGGGCGTCCCTTCCGAAATCCCCGTATCGGCCAACGCCTCGCTTGTAGATCTTCTTGAAAAGAGCTGCGTGCAATTTGCCGACCGCAAAGCCTTTTCCAGCATGGGCAAGTCGCTGACCTACCGGCAGCTGGACGCTCAAACCCGCGCCGTGGCCGCATGGCTGCAATCCAGAGGACTGGAAAAGGGTGACCGGGTGGCGGTGATGATGCCGAACATCCTGCAAAACCCCGTCGCGGTTTATGGGATCCTGCGGGCGGGCATGATCGTGGTCAACGTCAATCCGCTCTACACACCGCGCGAACTGGAACACCAGCTGAAGGACTCCGGCGCAAAGGCGCTGTTCGTGCTGGAAAACTTCGCCCATGTGGCGCAGCAGGCGGTGCCGAAAACCGCAGTGCGGCATGTCGTCGTCGCAACCATGGGCGATCTTCTCGGCTTCAAGGGACATATCGTCAATCTTGTCGTTCGCAAGGTGAAGAAGCTTGTGCCCGCCTATGCGATCCCCGGCTCGATCAGCTTCAAGGCGGTGCTGAAGGAAGGCCAGGGATTTTCCCTGAAGTCCGTCGGCCTCACGGCTCAGGATATCGCCTTCCTGCAATATACCGGCGGCACGACGGGCGTCTCCAAAGGCGCGATCCTTACCCATGCCAATCTTCTGGCCAACAAGGCGCAAATCAGCCTGTGGCTGGACGCCGCCTTCAGCAGCCGCAAGGATCGTCCCGAAGTTCTCAACTTCATCTGCGCGCTGCCGCTCTGCCACATTTTTGCGCTGACGGTGAATTCGCTGATGGGCATTGCGCTCGGTGGCCACAATCTGCTGATCGCCAACCCGCGCGATATTCCCGGCTTCGTCAAGGAACTGTCGCATTATCAGCCGCATGTGTTCCCCGGCATCAACACGCTTTTCAACGCGCTGATGAACAATGAGGATTTCCGCAAGCTCGACCTTTCGTCGCTCATCCTCGTTCTTGGTGGCGGCATGGCCGTGCAAAGACCGGTCGCGGAACGCTGGCTTTCCGTGGTGGGCTGCCCGATTGCGGAAGGCTACGGTCTCTCTGAAACATCGCCGGTGGCGACGGTCAATCGCCTCGATTCCCAGGAATTCAGCGGCACCATCGGCCTGCCGCTGTCATCGACGGAGATCGACATTCGTGACGACGATGGCAACAGCTTGCCCATGGGTGAAGTTGGCGAGATTTGTATCCGCGGCCCGCAGGTCATGGCCGGTTATTGGCAACGGCCCGATGAAACCGCAAAAGCCATGACCGCCGATGGCTTCTTCCGCTCCGGCGACATGGGTTTCATGGACGAGCGCGGTTACACCAAGATCGTCGACCGAAAGAAGGACATGATCCTCGTCTCCGGTTTCAACGTCTACCCGAACGAGGTGGAAGAAGTGGCCGCCAGCCATCCCGGCGTCCTGGAATGCGCCGCAATCGGTGTTCCGGACGAACATTCCGGCGAAACGGTCAAACTTTTCGTCGTGAAGAAGGATCAGTCGCTGACGGAAGCGGAGCTCAAGGCCTTCTGCGCCAAAAACCTGACAAACTACAAACGGCCAAAGATCATCGAGTTCCGCACCGAGCTGCCGAAATCCAATGTCGGCAAGATTTTGCGGCGCGAATTGCGCAATCTGAACTGA
- the pgi gene encoding glucose-6-phosphate isomerase — protein sequence MQATIEKLKATASSTAATDLRAAFAADDKRFSRFSVKFDDLLMDYSKCAVNEEIVTLLEQLAREGGVEAKREEMFSGKAINFTEDRAVLHTALRNRSNTPVLVDGKDVMPDVNGVLAAMGKFADAIRSGSLKGATGKKITDVVNIGIGGSDLGPVMATLALAPFHDGPRAHFVSNIDGAHIADTLKLLDPETSLFIIASKTFTTIETMTNAATARRFIAEKLGEEAVKHHFAAVSTALDKVAAFGIESDRIFGFWDWVGGRYSIWSAIGLPLMIAIGPDNFGKFLDGAHAMDRHFREAPIRENLPMLLGLIGFYNRNVLNYPTRAILPYDQRLSRFPAYLQQLDMESNGKGVTIDGTPVEGQSGPVVWGEPGTNGQHAFYQLIHQGTSVIPAEFMIAANGFEPELRHQHQLLIANCLAQSEALMKGRTLAEAKAQLTSKGMEDKLADFIAPHRVFTGNRPSITFVYDKLTPFALGRLIALYEHRVFVEGVLFRINSFDQWGVELGKELATGLLPVVEGKESAAGHDSSTQGLVKALAGLAG from the coding sequence ATGCAGGCCACCATCGAAAAACTCAAAGCAACGGCAAGCAGCACAGCCGCAACCGATCTTCGCGCCGCCTTTGCGGCCGACGACAAGAGATTCAGCCGTTTCAGCGTAAAATTCGATGACCTGCTGATGGACTACTCCAAATGCGCCGTCAACGAGGAGATCGTGACGCTTCTCGAACAGCTGGCGCGCGAAGGTGGCGTCGAGGCCAAGCGCGAGGAGATGTTCTCCGGCAAGGCGATCAACTTCACCGAAGACCGCGCCGTGCTGCATACCGCGCTGCGCAATCGTTCAAACACCCCCGTTCTTGTGGACGGAAAGGATGTGATGCCTGACGTGAACGGCGTTCTCGCCGCCATGGGCAAATTTGCCGATGCGATCCGTTCCGGCTCCCTGAAAGGTGCGACCGGCAAGAAGATCACCGACGTCGTCAACATCGGCATTGGCGGCTCCGATCTCGGCCCCGTCATGGCGACGCTCGCACTCGCACCTTTCCATGATGGTCCGCGGGCGCATTTCGTTTCCAATATCGACGGCGCACATATTGCCGATACCCTGAAGCTTCTCGACCCGGAAACCTCGCTCTTCATCATCGCGTCGAAGACCTTCACCACCATCGAAACGATGACGAATGCCGCCACCGCGCGCCGCTTCATCGCCGAGAAGCTGGGCGAAGAGGCCGTAAAGCATCACTTCGCCGCCGTTTCCACCGCATTGGACAAGGTCGCCGCCTTCGGCATCGAAAGCGACCGCATCTTCGGTTTCTGGGACTGGGTGGGTGGTCGTTATTCGATCTGGTCCGCCATCGGCCTGCCGCTGATGATCGCCATCGGGCCGGATAATTTCGGCAAATTCCTGGATGGCGCGCATGCGATGGACAGGCATTTCCGCGAGGCGCCAATCCGCGAAAACCTGCCGATGCTGCTCGGCCTCATCGGCTTTTATAACCGCAACGTGCTGAACTATCCGACGCGGGCAATCCTGCCCTATGACCAGCGGCTGTCGCGCTTCCCCGCCTATCTGCAGCAGCTCGACATGGAATCGAACGGCAAGGGCGTCACCATCGACGGCACGCCCGTCGAAGGACAGTCCGGTCCTGTTGTCTGGGGCGAACCCGGCACCAACGGCCAGCACGCCTTCTACCAGCTGATCCATCAGGGCACGAGCGTCATTCCGGCCGAATTCATGATCGCCGCCAACGGTTTTGAGCCCGAGCTGCGCCATCAGCACCAGCTCCTCATCGCCAATTGCCTGGCGCAATCGGAAGCGCTGATGAAGGGACGCACGCTGGCCGAGGCAAAAGCCCAGCTCACCTCCAAGGGCATGGAAGACAAGCTTGCGGATTTCATCGCACCGCACCGCGTCTTCACCGGCAACCGCCCATCGATCACCTTCGTCTACGACAAGCTGACACCATTTGCGCTTGGCCGCCTGATCGCGCTTTACGAGCACCGCGTCTTTGTGGAAGGCGTATTGTTCCGCATCAATTCCTTCGACCAGTGGGGCGTGGAGCTTGGCAAGGAACTGGCAACCGGCCTGCTGCCGGTCGTGGAGGGCAAGGAAAGCGCTGCAGGTCATGACAGCTCGACGCAGGGCTTGGTGAAGGCGCTGGCCGGCCTGGCGGGGTAA